Below is a window of Streptomyces qaidamensis DNA.
GCAGGGCGTAGGTGCCGTTGCCGATCAGGTTCACGGTCGTCTCGAAACCGGCGAACAGCAGGATGAAGGCCATGGCCGCCGCCTCGTTCTCCGTGAGGTGCTCGCCGTGGTCGGAGGCGCGGATGAGACCGGAGATGAGGTCCTCGCCGGGGGCGGGCTCGGCGGGCAGCGCCTCGCGTTTGCGGTGGATGAGGTCGGCGAGGTAGCCGCGCATCTTCTTCACGGACCGCGCCACGCCGCCCCGCGGCCCGCCCTGGTGGCGGATCATCATGCCCGCCCAGTCGCGGAAGTCGTCCTGGTCCTCGCGCGGGACGCCGAGCAGGTCGCAGATGGCGTAGATGGGGAGCGGGAAGGCGAACTCGTGGATCAGGTCGGCGGATCCCTTCCGCGCGAACCCGTCGATGAGGGTGTCGGTGAGCTCCTGCACCCGTGGCGCGAACTCGGCGACCCGGCGCGGGGTGAACGCCTTGGACACCAGCCGGCGCAGCCGGGTGTGGTCAGGCGGGTCGATGTTGAGCAGATGCGTCATCAGCTCGGCCTTGCGCTCCCCGGGGATGCCGGTCTTGCCCCTGGCGTGCGCCGGTTCGTCGTGATGCGCGGGGTTCTTGGAGAGCCGGCCGTCGGCGAGCGTCTGCTTGGCGTCGGCGTACCGCGTGACCAGCCAGGCCTCCACACCGCTGGGGAGCCGCGTCTTGTGGACGGGGCTGTGCTCACGGAGCCAGGCGTAGGCGGGGTAGGGGTCGCTCGCGAACTCCCAGGTGAAGAGGTCGGGAGCGGTCGCGGGTGTGCTGGGCTGGGGCTGGTCGGTCACGCCTCGACCGTATCCGGCTTCCGGGGGCGCTCCTGCCTCCGTTATGGCTGGGCTGAGCTCCCGGGAGCGGTTCCGTACTCCGGCTTCCGGGCTTTCGGCTTCTGGGCTTTCGGGCTTTCGGCTGCCGGGCTCCCGGGCTCCGGCTTCCGGGCTTTCGGCTTCCGGGCTCCGGCTTCCGGCTCCCGGGCTTCCGGCTCCCGGGCTTTCCGGCCCCGGGCTTCCGGGCTCCGGCTTCCGGGCTCCGGCTTCCGGGCTCCGGCTTCCGGGCTCCGGCTTCCGGCCCGGCTGCAGACGGCCCTCGCCTCCGGCCCCCGGCTTCGGGAGCGCCCACCTTCGTCCCCGAGCCGCTCAGCCCTCGGCATCCCTGATCGCGTCCCGGTACGCACGGGCCGCCGCTCTCAGGGCCGCCTCCGGGTCGACGCCCTCCGACTCGGCGCGGACTGCCAGGGCCAGGAGGTCGTAGCCGATGCCCTCGACGGGTGGGAGCGGTACGTCCAGGTTCGCCGTGCGGGTACGGGAGGCCAGCTTGGCGGCGAGGGCCAGGCCGGGCTGGCCGAGGGGTATGCCCTCGGTGACCGAGGTGCGCTGCTTCTCGACCGCCTTGGTGCGCAGCCAGTGCTCCTTGACCTCCTCGGGGGTCGTGGCCGTCGCGTCACCGAAGACGTGCGGGTGGCGGTGGATCAGCTTGGCGACGATGCCGCCGGCCACGTCGTCGATGGAGAAGGCCTCTTCGCCGTCCTCCGGGCGGCCCTCCTCGGCGATGCGGGCGTGGAAGACGACCTGGAGGAGGACGTCGCCGAGCTCCTCGCGCAGTTCGTCGCGGTCACCCTCCTCGATCGCCTCGACGAGTTCGTACGCCTCCTCGATGCCGTATTTGGCCAGGCCCTCGTGGGTCTGCCGGGAGGACCAGGGGCATTCGGCGCGGATGCGGTCCATGACCTGGACGAGGTCGAGGAACCGGGCGCCCGGGAGGTCGTAGGAGGCGGGCAGCAGCTCCAGCTCTGGCATGGCGATACGGCCGGTGCCGGCGAGGCGGGCCAGGCCGTCCGTCAGGACCGGTTCGCCCTCGCCCGTCGCCACCACGACCACCGTGTGTCCGCCGGCGCAGGCGTCGACCAGTTCCTGGGCGATCGGGGACGCCTCGGCGACGGTGATCCCCGCTTCACGCAGATACGGCAGCTGCGGGTGGGCGCCGTCCGCGCACAGCACCCGGTCCGCCGCGTGCAGTGCCTGCCAGGCGGGCCAGGAGAGCAGACCGGGGGCGACGCGGTGGCTGGTGGTGAGCAGGACGATGCGGCCGGGGGCGGCGGCCGCGTCGGGAGCGGTCCGCTCGGGGCCCGGGGTGGCTTCGGGGCTGTTGGCGTTCACGGTTCGAAGCTATCCCACGCCGCCGACAGAGCCCGAAGTTATCCACAGGGCCCGGAGGGGTGCGGGGCTTGGGAGGGATGCGGGGCCCAGAGGGGGGCGGGACTTGGGAGGGGTGCCGGGCCTGGAGGGGGCCGGGCCCGGAGGGGGCCGGGCCCGGAGGGGGCCGGGCCCGGGGGGGGCCGGGCCCGGAGGGGGCCGGGCCCGGCGGGCTCTACATGCCCTGCTGGGTCTGTGCCGCCGTGACGTCCCGCACCCACGGCGTCTTGGCGTCCGCGCGGCTGCTTTTCTGGACGTCCCAGGTGCCGTAGCGGGGATTGAGGTCGATGTTCAGGTCCTTGGAGGCGTCGGAGAGGGCCTTCCAGAACTCGGGGCGGCCGGTGTCCGTGCCGAGCTTCTCGGCGAGTTTCTGGGCCTCCAGCTGGAGGCGGAGGTTCTCGTCGAGGCGCTGCGGAGGGATGCCGTACTGCTGGAGCCAGGTCCTCTCCAGCGCCTTGGCGCCGCCGGCCTGCTGTTCCAGGCCGGACCGCATCGCCTGGATCTCCTTGCGGGAGACGGTCACGCCGGCGTCCTGGGCGGCGCGGTGCAGCACCCGATCCAGGAGCATGGTCTGCAGAGTGTCGCGCGTGAGGGTGCCGGTTCTGGCGATGGCCTGCTGGTACTGGGCCTCGTCCTGCACGGCCGCCCGCTGGGCCGCGCGCACCTCGCCGACCCGCTCGTCGAGCTGGGAGACGGTGATGCGCTGGCCGCCCACCACGGCTGCCGCGCCGGGATGCGCGTCGTTTCCGCAGGCGGTGAGCAGGGGCGCCGCGGCGGCGATCGCGGCGGTGAGGACGAGCGCGGTGCGACGGCGGCGGTGCAAGGAGACCTCCCGAGGAGATTGTGCGACGGTGCACAAGGTCTTGCGATGATCGATGGTAGGCAGTGGCCAAGCTCTGGCCAACCCATTCGACCAACGATTCACCGGGACTTCCGGCACCGCCGCGCGTCCTGTGGCGCGGCCGGGGGACGGTCGCGGGACGGCGGGCGGCGGTCGTGTGGCGGCCGGACGGCGGTTGCGGGACGACCGGGAAGCGGCCGGACGGCGGTCAGGAGGCGGTCGCGGGACGGCCGGGAGGCGGCCGGGAGGCGGTCGGGCGGCGGTCAGGAGGCGGCCGCGGGACGACCGGGAAGCGGCCGGACGGCGGTCGTCAGCCTCGGACCTGCCCCAGCCACTGGAGCGTCCTGCGGATCTCCGCACCGAGCGGGTGCCCGGGGCCATGGGTGCGCTCCACGTCGTGCAGCAGGCGGGCCAGGGTGTCGTGGGCGGCGCCCCGGTCGCCGAGAGCGAGCAGGAGATGCCCGATACGGCGGCGGACGTCGTGCGCGAGCTCCGGGCCGCCGGCGGCGACGTACTGGTTCTCGTAGTACGGCAGCACGGCCCGGTACTCGGCGAGCGCCGCAGCCGCTTCGCCCAGCTGTTCGAGGCACTGGGCGGCCTCGTAGCGGTGGCACAGGGCTTGCGGGTCGGCCTGGCCCGCCTCGGCGGCGCGTTCGTCGGCGAGCCGGCGCAGCTCGGGCAGGGCGCGCCGGTACTGGCCGTCGTCCAGGAGCGTGGCCGCGTACTGCTTGCGCAGGGTGCGGACGACCGGGGAGTGCGCGCCGTGCTGTTCGGCGGCGGCGGGCAGGATCGCCCCGAGGATGTCGACGGCCTGGGTGACGCGGCCCTCGCCGAGGAGCCGTTTGACCTCGTCGACGGCGCGGACGATGTCCGTCTGCCCCGGCGTCTCGGTGACGGGTGTGGCGGGAGTGGGCCGGGGCGCGGGGGTGCGCGCACGGTCGGGCCAGGGGGCGTGCGGGCGCAGGAGGGGGCGGGGGGGATCGAGGGCCGCCCCATTGGGCGTCCCGCGCGCGGGCAGGAGCAGCTCCAGGTGCTCGTAGACCTCCTGTGCGGAGGCGGGCCGGTGCTGCGGGTCCTTGGCGAGGAGACGCAGGACGAGGGCCTCCAGCGCCTCGGGGACTTCGGGGCGGGTCCGACGTACGGGCAGCGGGGGCTCGTACAGGTGCCGGTGCAGGACGCCGAGGGCCGTGGAGCCGGAGAAGGGCACGTCGCCGCTGAGCAGTTCGTGCAGGACCACGCCGAGCGCGTACAGGTCGGTGTAGGGGCCGACCGCGCCGCCCATGGCCTGCTCCGGGGCCATGTAGGCGGGCGAGCCGATGGGCGTGCCGGTGTGGGTGAGGCGGGTGGTGTCCGCGTCCATGACGGAGGCGACGCCGAGGTCGAGGACGGTGACCGTGCCGTCCTGCTTCACCATCACGTTGCGCGGCTTGAGGTCGCGGTGGACGATCGGCACGGCGTGCACCGCGCTCAGCACGGCGCACAACTGCGCGGCGACCGCGACCGCCCACTGCCAGGGGTACGGCTCGTGCTCGGCGAGGTGGCCGGCGAGGTCGGCGCCGTCGATGTACTGCATGACGAGGAACAGTTCCTCGCCCTCACTGCCCGCGTCGTGCACGGTCACCAGGCCGGGATGGTCGACCTGCGCGGTCACCCGGCACTCGCGCACGAAACGGCGGCGCAGTTCCTCCGCGTCCTGGCCGGCCACCTTGTCGGGGCGCAGCAGCTTCACCGCCACGCGACGGTCGAGCCGCTGGTCGTACGCCGTCCAGACCTGGCCCATGCCGCCCTGCCCGAGGACGGTGGCCAGTTCGTAGCGGCCGGCGACGACACGTCCCGTCGTCCCGGTCACCGTCCGCCCTCGTGGTTGCCGTCCCGGTGGCCTTCGCCCTCGTGCCGGCGCAGGTAGTCGCTGAGCTCGTCGAGTTCGGCGCGGACCTGGTCGATGCGGGCGGGGGCGGGGCGCTGGGGCGACGGGGGCGGCTGGATCGGGCCCGCGACCGGGGGCGTGTCGTGCGGGGTGGGTGTGTGGGATCCCGGCGGCTGCGGGACGGGCGTGGACGCCGGGGCGTAGGGCGGCGCCTGGTGCGGATAGCCGTACGGGGTCTGCGCGACGGTCGGTGCGTGGGGCGACGCGTAACCGGGGAACCTCCGCTGCTCGCCGTGGTGTCCGATGTCCACGACGAGGAAGTAGATGGCGGCGGCCGCTCCGAGCAGCAGGATCATGGCCAGCGCGATGTCGGTCCGGTAGTCGCCCTCCTCCAGTGTGCCGATCACGACGAAGCACGCGATGGACAACGGGAGACTCACCCAGGCCAGCACCCAGTCGAGGGCCCGTCCGCGCAGCACGGCCACCCGGAACAGCGGTACGCAGGCCAGCACGCCGCACGTGAGGAAGCCGGCTGCTGCGAACAGCACACGCAGGGAGATGACCGTTGCCGCGCTGCGGGGAGGCGGCGCCGCGCCGTGGCCGTACATGACTGCTCCTGGACCGGTGTGGCCGATGGGGACGGACGTGCGAGTGACAGACCCTGTTGGGGAATCCGAGCGTATAGCCCGACACGGACAACCGGTCACGGGTTGTACCGAACCGTTGTCATGCTGATCACTTCGTGTGCACAGCCCGCTCCCGGCCCGTCGTAGGCCGTCCGTCCGTCACGCCCTACAGGGGGTGCCGCATCCACACGTTGGGCTCGACGTACACCGCGTACCCGCGCTCCACCTCGCACCGCACCGGCACCAGGGCGCCCGGCACCTCGATGTCGCCGTCGGTGTCGAAGGGCAGGCCCGTCCAGCGGCGCCAGTGGGCGAGCGGGGCGGACACCGTCATGGACGCCGGTGCCACCGAGTCGATGGTGGCTCCGGCGCGGGCGTGGACGCGCAGCCACGGGTCCTGGGGCAGGCCGTCGGGGCGGACGCGGTGGGCGTACTCCTCCATCGGCGTACGGGGTTCCAGATGTTTGGCGTTGGGCCGGACCGGGGCGACGACCTCACGGAACCCACGGGCCCGGGCGTTGTCGCGCATGGCCGAGAGCATCAGCGCGGACAGGCCGCGGCCCTGCGCCTGCGGGGCTATGGAGACCGAAACGGCGCTGACCGTGTCGGGACGGACTCCGCCCCGCAGGTCGGAGAAGGCCCACACCAGCATCGCGTCCCAGCCGTTGGCCGGCAGCCGGCCGCCGCGGCTCTCGGTGCCGAGGGCGAACGGCACGCTGTAGGCGTTCGCCACGACCTCACCCTGCTCGTCCTCGGCGAACAGGACGAACTCCGGGAGTTCGGTGGCGATCCGCGGGAAGTGGGCGGCCCCCACGAGGTCCTGGATCACGAACTCCGGCCAGCTGTCCGCCATCCCGACGACCCGCTCCAGCATGTCCGGGCGGTCGGCGAGGCTCGATATCTTCGGCTGCATGTGATCAGGGTAGGTACGGGGGCGGACACCCGGAACCGGGTTACCGGGCGAACACCCGGAACGGGACTACCGGGCCAACCCCCGGAACGGGGTTACCGGGCCAACACCCTGTCACCCCCCGAGCCACGGCGGCCGGTCGGCCGGCAGGCTCCTACCCACTGCACTGCTTCAGCATCATGTCCTTGTCGGGCGCCGTCACGGGGAGTTCGTACTTCAGTGACACCTGGGCGAAGCGCACCGCGTAGGCGCAGCGGATCCGCTTGTTCGGGGGCAGCCAGGACGCCGGTCCTGAGTCCCCCTTCGAGCCGTTGGTCGGGCCGTCCACCGGGACGAGGTTGAGCGGGTCGTTGGCGATGGACTCCCGCTTGTCCTCCGTCCAGCGCGAGGCGCCCATCTGCCAGTCGTACGACAGCGGCATGACGTGGTCTATCTGGACCTTGATCGCATGGGACTTGGTCCACTCGATGACCTCCCCGGTGTAGGGGTCGTGCAGCGTCAGCGAGGTGACGACGCAGTCCGACCCCGACCGGAAGCGCAAATCCTCCCCGTCTCGCTTCAGGAGGTCGTTGCGCGTGTCGCAGCCGTTGCGGGAGAAGGGGACGTCGCGCGGTGCCGAGTCCATCCAGGCGTAGCCGAACTTGTCCCGTTCGTAGCCCGTCCTGGGGCCGCGGCCCTTTGTCGCCACCTTCTCGATCAGGGCACGCGCCCGCTCCTTGTCGGCGCCGGAAGTGATCGCCGCCAGCCCCGGTTTGGTGCCGTCCGGGTTGTCCAGCGGGTTCGCGGCCCGTCCGTCGCCGGCGGCCGGGGCGCCGGAAGCGGAGGCTCCGCCGCCGTCCGCGGGCGGCGCCAGGCCCTCGCAGCCGGCCAGCGCCGAACCGGTGAACACCATCGCGACAGCCAGTGCCGCCCCGCCCCTCAGACGCGTCACTGTGCGCCCCTCCTCTGTCTGCGTGTTCCGCTCCGGCACGGGCGGCCCGTGCCGGAACACCACGGTAGCGAGGAAGAGGTTCAGACCACATCGGGCCTCAATGCGCATACTTCGCATCTCGCGCGTATCGTCGGTTCTGAGTCACCTCCGGAGGGAGCTTTGCATGGGCATCTTCGACAAGTTCAAGAGCCAGGCGCGGAACAAGGGCAAGCAAGGCTCTGACACCGCGGAACAGCGGATCAACGAGAGGACCGGCGGCAAGTACGAGGACCAGGTCGACTCCGGCCAGCAGCGCGTCGAGGGCTCGCTGGGCAGGGAACGCGACCGGGACCGGCCCGAACAGCAGTAGGGCCTGCGGCAGTCAGGCCTGCCACTCCGGGGCCGTCCGCGGAGACCCGGACACATCTCCTGCGGGCGGCTTCCCATGATCTCCTGCGGGCGGCGTCCCCTGTCCGCGCCCCGGCCGTGCCGTCCGGCCGGACCTGCACGGCCTGCGCCCGGACTTCAGGACCCCAGCACCGATGTCAGGAACTCCCCCACCCACGCCAGCAGTTCCCGGCCGACCAGCGGCTTTCCGCCCACCTTCGCCGTCTTCGGGCGCGGCACCAGCACCTGATGCGTCGTCGGCTTGATGACGACCCCGGGGTACAACCGCTTGACCCGCAGCTCCTGCGACTCGCGCAACTCCACCGGCGCGAACCGGATGTTGTTGCCCTGCAGCACGATCTCGCCGACGCCGCACGCGCGCGCGAACATGCGCAGGCCCGCCACGAGCAGCAGGTTCTCCACGGGCTCGGGCAGCTTGCCGTAGCGGTCGACGAGCTCCTCGCGGACCGCCTTGATGTCCTCCTCGGAGTTGGCGGAGGCGATGGCGCGGTAGGCCTGGAGACGGAGGCGCTCGCCGGGCGCGTAGTCGTGCGGGACGTGCGCGTCGACGGGC
It encodes the following:
- a CDS encoding cytochrome P450 family protein, producing MTDQPQPSTPATAPDLFTWEFASDPYPAYAWLREHSPVHKTRLPSGVEAWLVTRYADAKQTLADGRLSKNPAHHDEPAHARGKTGIPGERKAELMTHLLNIDPPDHTRLRRLVSKAFTPRRVAEFAPRVQELTDTLIDGFARKGSADLIHEFAFPLPIYAICDLLGVPREDQDDFRDWAGMMIRHQGGPRGGVARSVKKMRGYLADLIHRKREALPAEPAPGEDLISGLIRASDHGEHLTENEAAAMAFILLFAGFETTVNLIGNGTYALLTHPGQRARLQASLAAGETGLLETGVEELLRYDGPVELATWRFATQPLTLGGQRIEAGDPVLVVLAAADRDPERFADPDVLDLARRDNQHLGYGHGIHYCLGAPLARLEGQSALATLLTRLPDLRLAADPAELRWRGGLIMRGLRTLPVEFAPVGRDETSEL
- a CDS encoding serine/threonine-protein kinase encodes the protein MATVLGQGGMGQVWTAYDQRLDRRVAVKLLRPDKVAGQDAEELRRRFVRECRVTAQVDHPGLVTVHDAGSEGEELFLVMQYIDGADLAGHLAEHEPYPWQWAVAVAAQLCAVLSAVHAVPIVHRDLKPRNVMVKQDGTVTVLDLGVASVMDADTTRLTHTGTPIGSPAYMAPEQAMGGAVGPYTDLYALGVVLHELLSGDVPFSGSTALGVLHRHLYEPPLPVRRTRPEVPEALEALVLRLLAKDPQHRPASAQEVYEHLELLLPARGTPNGAALDPPRPLLRPHAPWPDRARTPAPRPTPATPVTETPGQTDIVRAVDEVKRLLGEGRVTQAVDILGAILPAAAEQHGAHSPVVRTLRKQYAATLLDDGQYRRALPELRRLADERAAEAGQADPQALCHRYEAAQCLEQLGEAAAALAEYRAVLPYYENQYVAAGGPELAHDVRRRIGHLLLALGDRGAAHDTLARLLHDVERTHGPGHPLGAEIRRTLQWLGQVRG
- a CDS encoding nucleoside triphosphate pyrophosphohydrolase encodes the protein MNANSPEATPGPERTAPDAAAAPGRIVLLTTSHRVAPGLLSWPAWQALHAADRVLCADGAHPQLPYLREAGITVAEASPIAQELVDACAGGHTVVVVATGEGEPVLTDGLARLAGTGRIAMPELELLPASYDLPGARFLDLVQVMDRIRAECPWSSRQTHEGLAKYGIEEAYELVEAIEEGDRDELREELGDVLLQVVFHARIAEEGRPEDGEEAFSIDDVAGGIVAKLIHRHPHVFGDATATTPEEVKEHWLRTKAVEKQRTSVTEGIPLGQPGLALAAKLASRTRTANLDVPLPPVEGIGYDLLALAVRAESEGVDPEAALRAAARAYRDAIRDAEG
- a CDS encoding antitoxin, whose protein sequence is MGIFDKFKSQARNKGKQGSDTAEQRINERTGGKYEDQVDSGQQRVEGSLGRERDRDRPEQQ
- a CDS encoding SurA N-terminal domain-containing protein, with translation MHRRRRTALVLTAAIAAAAPLLTACGNDAHPGAAAVVGGQRITVSQLDERVGEVRAAQRAAVQDEAQYQQAIARTGTLTRDTLQTMLLDRVLHRAAQDAGVTVSRKEIQAMRSGLEQQAGGAKALERTWLQQYGIPPQRLDENLRLQLEAQKLAEKLGTDTGRPEFWKALSDASKDLNIDLNPRYGTWDVQKSSRADAKTPWVRDVTAAQTQQGM
- a CDS encoding HNH endonuclease family protein, with the translated sequence MTRLRGGAALAVAMVFTGSALAGCEGLAPPADGGGASASGAPAAGDGRAANPLDNPDGTKPGLAAITSGADKERARALIEKVATKGRGPRTGYERDKFGYAWMDSAPRDVPFSRNGCDTRNDLLKRDGEDLRFRSGSDCVVTSLTLHDPYTGEVIEWTKSHAIKVQIDHVMPLSYDWQMGASRWTEDKRESIANDPLNLVPVDGPTNGSKGDSGPASWLPPNKRIRCAYAVRFAQVSLKYELPVTAPDKDMMLKQCSG